One stretch of Xiphophorus hellerii strain 12219 chromosome 21, Xiphophorus_hellerii-4.1, whole genome shotgun sequence DNA includes these proteins:
- the smpx gene encoding small muscular protein isoform X2 has product MSKPVTNVKALQANLNIPMGALRPGAGLPVKRREETADTEEAQPPELPMRPPSLEEKKSLQKLPGPAVNLSELQNKKSELRWVTKE; this is encoded by the exons ATGTCCAAACCCGTGACCAACGTGAAGGCCTTGCAG GCTAATCTGAACATCCCGATGGGAGCGCTGCGTCCGGGGGCGGGACTTCCTGTCAAGAGGAGAGAGGAGACAGCGGACACAGAGGAG GCTCAACCACCAGAACTACCAATGCGTCCCCCGTCACTAGAAGAGAAGAAATCTTTGCAGAAGCTACCGGGCCCAGCAGTCAACCTATCGgagctacaaaacaaaaagagtgaACTACGATGGGTCACCAAGGAGTAA
- the klhl34 gene encoding LOW QUALITY PROTEIN: kelch-like protein 34 (The sequence of the model RefSeq protein was modified relative to this genomic sequence to represent the inferred CDS: deleted 2 bases in 1 codon) yields the protein MVSDNSFCRQKRTKTDGNVCMDTYSLLYSSSHRTGLLSGFQRLRDQKKMCDVVLEAGGVSFPCHRSLLASSSDYFWALFGETTAERSADSIRLPALTPEGLEAILDFLYSGWLSISSSTLPVVVEAARYLQVEAALSICERFMADGLTADNCCYYANLAEQHFLLNALEAANQTIAKKMAVLLQKSRVDLLGLNFPSLMAVLDADEIPGAKEVDLIRLSLDWLDENGPLPLLKSNLLLSRLRFGLVAPSDLSDLCHGNRAMATPLIRSQLTRALEYHHMGSTQPIAQSRQSTLRGSPNRVLLVGGGVSPDWPEQQVLSFDTSSRKFSSPGFVLPLRLRNPCVCSVGGFLFVIGGEDMKNSNEKSVTVSTSSQAWRYDPRFNHWKKMESMLERRVQFTCCVVEDVIYAIGGRQSNLDSMTYTSLASGEYCDMASGAWRRAAAMPCPLHGHASTVLDKSIYVSGGLPAHQCGIHGSNQDVNREISRECLSWDLTATVWEKRASMSIPRFGHRLATAHGYIYALLGMYEQFCDIERYDPQSNHWTRLKPLANGLFSYGMLTLACGNLLVFGGRRWSDGQQVTVRNVLEYDTKKDQWREIAQLPRPLTGTECTLLPLPD from the exons ATGGTGTCGGATAACAGCTTCTGCAGACAGAAGAGGACTAAA ACAGATGGA AACGTATGCATGGATACCTACTCACTCCTCTACAGTTCCTCACACAGAACCGGACTCCTCTCTGGCTTCCAGCGTTTGCGGGACCAGAAGAAGATGTGCGATGTCGTCTTGGAAGCAGGCGGTGTTTCCTTCCCGTGTCATCGCAGTCTGTTAGCGAGCTCCAGTGACTACTTCTGGGCCCTTTTTGGAGAGACAACCGCAGAGAGATCAGCAGACTCCATCAGGCTCCCGGCGCTGACGCCTGAAGGTTTGGAAGCCATTTTGGATTTCTTATACTCAGGGTGGTTGAGCATTTCTTCCTCcacacttcctgttgtcgtGGAAGCAGCCCGGTACCTCCAGGTAGAGGCGGCGCTGTCAATATGCGAGCGATTTATGGCGGATGGCTTAACTGCAGATAATTGCTGCTACTATGCTAATCTGGCTGAGCAACACTTCCTCTTGAATGCACTTGAGGCTGCAAATCAAACCATTGCCAAGAAGATGGcggttctgctgcagaaaagCAGGGTTGATCTCCTTGGGTTGAACTTTCCGTCGCTGATGGCGGTGTTAGATGCAGATGAGATACCTGGGGCCAAGGAGGTGGATCTCATAAGACTTTCTCTAGACTGGCTGGATGAAAATGGGCCCCTTCCACTGCTAAAGTCAAACCTTCTGCTGAGTCGTCTACGTTTCGGATTGGTTGCGCCTTCAGACCTTTCTGACCTTTGCCACGGAAACAGGGCCATGGCCACTCCTCTGATCAGAAGTCAGCTGACTCGGGCTCTTGAGTACCATCATATGGGTTCAACTCAGCCAATAGCACAAAGCAGGCAGTCGACCCTTAGAGGATCACCCAATCGTGTGCTTCTTGTTGGTGGTGGGGTTAGCCCTGATTGGCCAGAACAACAGGTGCTATCGTTCGACACCAGTAGCAGGAAGTTTTCATCGCCAGGTTTTGTTCTACCTCTGAGACTCAGAAATCCCTGCGTCTGTTCGGTGGGAGGTTTTCTCTTCGTGATTGGCGGTGAAGACATGAAAAATAGCAATGAGAAGTCCGTCACTGTGTCGACCTCAAGCCAAGCCTGGAGGTACGATCCACGCTTCAACCACTGGAAGAAGATGGAGTCTATGCTGGAGAGGCGGGTGCAGTTCACCTGCTGTGTGGTGGAAGACGTCATTTATGCTATTGGGGGACGACAGTCAAATCTGGACTCCATGACATACACTTCCTTAGCTTCTGGTGAGTATTGCGACATGGCTTCAGGAGCATGGAGGAGAGCTGCAGCGATGCCTTGCCCTCTTCACGGCCACGCATCTACCGTGCTTGACAAGAGCATCTATGTGTCAGGAGGACTCCCTGCCCACCAGTGCGGCATCCATGGCAGTAACCAGGATGTAAACAGGGAAATAAGTAGGGAATGCCTCTCTTGGGACCTGACGGCCACAGTCTGGGAAAAGAGGGCATCCATGTCCATCCCAAGGTTTGGTCACCGATTGGCAACTGCCCACGGCTACATTTACGCCCTGCTGGGGATGTACGAGCAATTTTGTGACATTGAACGATACGACCCGCAGTCAAACCACTGGACCCGCCTCAAACCACTTGCAAACGGCTTGTTCAGCTACGGGATGTTAACCCTAGCATGTGGGAATCTGCTGGTATTCGGCGGGAGGAGGTGGAGCGACGGACAGCAGGTGACTGTAAGGAACGTGCTGGAGTACGATACGAAGAAAGATCAGTGGAGAGAAATCGCCCAGCTTCCGAGACCTCTGACTGGCACTGAGTGCACTCTGCTGCCTCTGCCGGACTAG
- the smpx gene encoding small muscular protein isoform X1, with amino-acid sequence MVSGLTEARIMSKPVTNVKALQANLNIPMGALRPGAGLPVKRREETADTEEAQPPELPMRPPSLEEKKSLQKLPGPAVNLSELQNKKSELRWVTKE; translated from the exons ATG GTCAGCGGACTCACCGAGGCGAGGATTATGTCCAAACCCGTGACCAACGTGAAGGCCTTGCAG GCTAATCTGAACATCCCGATGGGAGCGCTGCGTCCGGGGGCGGGACTTCCTGTCAAGAGGAGAGAGGAGACAGCGGACACAGAGGAG GCTCAACCACCAGAACTACCAATGCGTCCCCCGTCACTAGAAGAGAAGAAATCTTTGCAGAAGCTACCGGGCCCAGCAGTCAACCTATCGgagctacaaaacaaaaagagtgaACTACGATGGGTCACCAAGGAGTAA